GTCACCCGGCACTGATTTTTTCGGCGTTCTGGGGCATGCGTTTGTTATATATTTCCACCTTTGATGTACTTTGACATATCCTTTATAATTGACTCTAGTCCTTTGATTCTATTCTGTTTTGTCCATTCAGGAGAATCTGAAGTCGGGACGGACATTGCTTCTATACCAAGCCTGGCCAATATGAAGAAATCAAAAGGAATGTTAGCGTAACGTGCAATTTCTCCAAGTTCATTCAGTTTCATTGTATCGAGATCCTGTTTCCGAGGTATTTCATATGTCGGATCCACTGTCAAAAGTTGCGATATTAGAAATTCTTTCAGCCTTCTTTCAATCTCAGATATTTTGCTCTTTATGTCGGCGTCCTCCTTGCACACCTTTCCTCTTTTGTTACTTGGAACGTTATTCGGGCCGACAGCTCTCTTTTCGTCGGTACCTTTATTTCTGAGAGACAAGTATTTCTTAAGTTCGGCAATTTCTTCCGAAATACCAGGGATTTCTTGTGGGATTCGGAGGCCTGTTACGTTTGCAATATCCTGTAAGATTTTCTTTAGTCCTTCTTTGTTGTACTCCCTCGCCTGCAGCAAAGACAAAGGCGGGGTTAGATTTGAAATTAATAATGGTGGCACGCACAGGGGGATAGACTTATTTTCAATAAATCCCGAACCAGCCTCAAATAATACCCAGTTTGAGTCGCGTGAAAACTCCGTTACTAGAGCAATTATTACAGACGATTGACGCAGTTTTTCTCTAATCTCCTTAATCCATATTTCTCCACCTTTTAAATCTCTGCCGGACACGAATACGTCAGAGTTAAGAAATACTCTCTCAATCGAATTTTTTAGCATTACCGCCACAGCTTCATCTTCGGAAACGTGACTTATGAAAACTGAAAACCTGCTTGTCATTTATCCCTCACGTCATTGTATATAATAATTAATATGCGAAGTTCACTTTTTCCGTTTTGTTGTTATCAACATACCGCATGATAATTTGCCAAGATCATGAAATATCTCATAATATCAAGAAGCCAATGGGCTACAAGAATTTGGATACAATGGTAATAAGGGCCAAAACGAACTTTGTAATTTATGGGAATTTTGTCAAAGATTGCTGTTTGAAATCAAGCAATATTATCATTAGTGACTATTAACGATTTCAGGAAGCAACTCTCAGAATCGGTATTGACCTGCGCCATTCTCCCCAATAAAGACAACAGAACGATTTCCTCACATCTAATTTGTCGCCTTTGTACCCAAAACCTTCAGCTCACCGATAGCGTTGGCTCTGTCTGATCGGCTTTGTTAAAGACTGGCATGAAGACT
This genomic interval from Syntrophus gentianae contains the following:
- a CDS encoding toll/interleukin-1 receptor domain-containing protein, coding for MTSRFSVFISHVSEDEAVAVMLKNSIERVFLNSDVFVSGRDLKGGEIWIKEIREKLRQSSVIIALVTEFSRDSNWVLFEAGSGFIENKSIPLCVPPLLISNLTPPLSLLQAREYNKEGLKKILQDIANVTGLRIPQEIPGISEEIAELKKYLSLRNKGTDEKRAVGPNNVPSNKRGKVCKEDADIKSKISEIERRLKEFLISQLLTVDPTYEIPRKQDLDTMKLNELGEIARYANIPFDFFILARLGIEAMSVPTSDSPEWTKQNRIKGLESIIKDMSKYIKGGNI